From one Esox lucius isolate fEsoLuc1 chromosome 11, fEsoLuc1.pri, whole genome shotgun sequence genomic stretch:
- the gaa gene encoding lysosomal alpha-glucosidase gives MGSFSRLSAPSLSLAALTLALLTLLHISYLSHPKVSLIKYNTQQDKTPIHLIQKNGLLEDPVTEHSHEEDILYLLRGGSHLAPRPKWQRESRHTASSRGPRKTECRRVALESRFDCGRDRVLSQTECEERGCCYAPLPQDLSGGPPWCFYPPSYSGYRMGPLKPSSKGQAATLIRSTPSYLPRDIDKLRLEVLEETDGRLHFTLKDPSAQRYEVPLSAPQTKVNADTEDRLYVTEFQHDPFGFIVRRKSNGRVLLNTTVAPLLYADQYLQLSTSLASPLVSGLGEHYTPLTLDINWTSLALWNRDMAPHGDANLYGSHPFYLVQEQDGQAHGVFLLNSNAIEVVLQPSPALTWVALGGILDLYVFLGPDPQSVVTQYLQVIGFPMMPPYWSLGFHLCRWGYRSTSETREVVRRMNDANIPLDVQWNDLDYADKRRVFTFDPQRFGDLPDMVKEFHQKGMKYILILDPGISSSSPPGTYPPFDEGQRRGVFIRNATGQTLIGEVWPGPTAFPDFTNTETQSWWEDCIREFHSKVPLDGLWIDMNEPASFVPGSVEGCPDSDLESPHYVPRVVGSQLNAGTLCMSGQQNVSTHYNLHNLYGLTEAYSTHSALVKVRGSRPFVLSRSSFPGIGRFSAVWTGDVRSDWDQLRYSIPAVLLFGLFGTPLVGADVCGFGGDTTVELCVRWTQLGAFYPFMRNHNDKPNSPQEPYVFGEEAQAAMRSAVMLRYSLLPFLYTLFHQAHTSGKTVARPLFLEFPLDLSCQTIDRQFLWGSCLLISPVLEQGAAELAAYFPAGIWYSLHNGEPFYSKGQYQLLPAPLDTINVHVREGHIIPQQEPALTTSASRSNPFLLTVALSAEGCAWGDLFWDDGDSLDTFQRADYSYVIFIAEQSQVVSDPLHQNGALDRLVLGGVRVFGVPSPPRYVWANGETVRDFTYQTATKVLSVKSLDLPMSKVFQVQWTL, from the exons ATGGGTTCGTTTAGTCGTCTCTCTGCCCCCTCCCTGTCACTTGCTGCCCTAACCTTGGCCTTGTTAACACTTTTACACATTAGCTACCTGTCTCACCCAAAGGTCTCACTGATAAAATACAACACACAACAGGACAAGACTCCAATACACCTGATACAAAAAAATGGGTTACTGGAGGATCCAGTGACAGAACATTCCCATGAGGAGGATATCTTGTACCTTCTGAGAGGTGGCTCTCATTTAGCCCCCAGACCCAAATGGCAGAGGGAATCCCGTCACACAGCCAGCTCTCGTGGTCCCCGTAAAACAGAGTGTAGGAGGGTAGCCTTGGAGAGCCGCTTTGACTGTGGCCGGGACCGGGTTTTGAGCCAGACAGAGTGTGAAGAGAGAGGGTGCTGCTATGCGCCCCTACCACAAGACCTCTCCGGAGGACCCCCCTGGTGCTTCTACCCCCCGTCCTACAGTGGGTACAGGATGGGACCTCTCAAACCCAGCTCCAAAGGCCAGGCAGCGACCCTGATCAGATCCACTCCCTCCTATCTTCCTCGGGACATTGATAAACTCAGACTGGAGGTCCTGGAGGAAACAGACGGCCGACTGCACTTCACA CTAAAAGATCCATCGGCCCAGCGATATGAAGTTCCCCTATCTGCTCCCCAGACCAAAGTTAACGCTGACACTGAGGACCGCCTTTATGTCACTGAATTCCAGCATGACCCCTTTGGCTTCATAGTGCGTCGCAAATCCAATGGTCGTGTTCT TCTGAACACCACAGTGGCCCCGCTGCTCTATGCCGACCAGTACCTGCAGCTGTCCACCTCCCTGGCCTCCCCCCTGGTGTCGGGACTGGGGGAGCACTACACCCCTCTCACCCTGGACATCAACTGGACCTCACTGGCCCTGTGGAACAGAGACATGGCGCCCCAT GGCGATGCCAACCTGTATGGCTCCCATCCGTTCTACCTGGTCCAGGAGCAGGATGGACAGGCTCACGGGGTCTTCTTGCTCAACAGCAATGCTATCG AGGTGGTGCTGCAGCCCAGCCCTGCTCTGACCTGGGTGGCCCTGGGAGGAATCCTGGACCTGTACGTCTTCCTTGGCCCTGACCCCCAGAGTGTTGTCACACAGTACCTCCAGGTCATAG GGTTCCCTATGATGCCTCCTTATTGGTCACTGGGGTTCCACCTATGTCGCTGGGGCTATCGGTCAACCAGCGAAACTCGTGAAGTGGTGCGACGCATGAACGATGCAAACATCCCCTTG GATGTACAGTGGAATGACCTGGACTACGCAGACAAGCGCCGCGTGTTTACCTTTGACCCCCAACGCTTCGGGGACCTTCCGGACATGGTGAAAGAGTTCCATCAGAAGGGCATGAAGTACATCCTCATCCTG GACCCTGGGATCAGCAGCAGCAGTCCTCCTGGTACTTACCCACCCTTTGATGAGGGGCAGCGGAGAGGGGTGTTCATCAGAAACGCCACAGGACAGACGCTCATAGGGGAG GTTTGGCCTGGTCCAACAGCGTTCCCCGACTTcaccaacacagagacacagagctgGTGGGAGGACTGCATCCGGGAGTTCCACTCCAAAGTACCCTTGGATGGCCTTTGGATT GATATGAATGAACCTGCTAGTTTTGTTCCAGGCTCTGTGGAGGGCTGTCCTGACAGTGATTTGGAGAGTCCCCATTATGTTCCAC GGGTGGTTGGAAGTCAGCTGAATGCTGGGACTCTCTGCATGTCAGGCCAACAGAACGTGTCCACTCACTACAACCTGCATAACCTCTATGGGCTGACGGAGGCGTACAGCACCCACAG TGCCCTGGTGAAGGTGCGGGGCTCACGGCCCTTTGTCCTGTCCCGCTCCTCCTTCCCTGGCATCGGACGTTTCTCCGCAGTCTGGACTGGAGATGTGCGGAGCGACTGGGATCAGCTCCGATACTCCATCCCAG CGGTGTTGCTGTTTGGCCTGTTTGGGACTCCGTTAGTGGGAGCAGATGTGTGTGGGTTTGGAGGGGACACCACAGTGGAGCTGTGTGTACGCTGGACCCAGTTAGGAGCCTTTTACCCCTTCATGAGGAACCACAACGACAAGCCCAactct cCCCAGGAGCCGTACGTGTTtggggaggaggcccaggcagcCATGCGGAGCGCAGTGATGTTGCGTTACTCTCTCCTGCCATTCCTGTACACACTCTTCCACCAGGCACACACCTCTGGAAAAACCGTGGCCAGGCCCCTCTTCCTCGA GTTCCCCTTGGACCTTAGCTGCCAGACTATAGACAGACAGTTCCTGTGGGGGAGCTGTCTGctcatcagtcctgtgttagAGCAGGGGGCAGCGGAGCTGGCTGCCTACTTCCCCGCAGGGATTTGGTACAGTCTGCACAAC GGTGAGCCCTTCTACAGTAAGGGTCAGTACCAGCTCCTTCCAGCTCCCTTGGACACCATCAACGTCCATGTGAGAGAAGGACACATCATCCCACAGCAG GAGCCAGCCCTGACCACCTCAGCCTCTCGCAGTAACCCTTTCCTCCTGACAGTCGCGCTGTCTGCTGAAGGGTGTGCGTGGGGTGACCTTTTCTGGGATGACGGGGACAGCCTGGACACTTTCCAGAGGGCAGACTACTCTTATGTCATCTTCATTGCTGAACAG tcCCAGGTGGTGAGTGACCCCCTGCATCAGAATGGGGCGCTGGATAGGCTTGTGCTGGGAGGGGTGCGTGTGTTTGGAGTGCCCTCTCCACCCCGATACGTGTGGGCCAATGGGGAGACAGTGAGGGATTTCACCTATCAGACAGCCACTAAG GTTCTATCAGTGAAGAGTCTGGACCTGCCCATGTCAAAGGTGTTCCAAGTCCAGTGGACCTTATAG